In Sphingobium sp. EP60837, one genomic interval encodes:
- the meaB gene encoding methylmalonyl Co-A mutase-associated GTPase MeaB — protein sequence MLRSPAEVAQGLLAGDIAAGARAIRWLDDRDRRGAEVLAAIYPHTGRAQVVGVTGPPGAGKSTLTDALVAEWRRRGQRVGVIAVDPSSPFTGGAILGDRVRMSRHALDPGVFIRSLGTRGQAGGLSRSTQDACLIFDAMGYDIVLVETVGVGQDEIDVVNLAHTTVIVAVPGLGDEIQAVKAGLMEAGDIFVVNKADRDGYDATQRQMELMLHLRAQAVGDLRWDVPLLRAVASRGEGAAAIVDAIAAHRSFLDQEGDFASRSHLRAREQVLSLVRDALASRALDLSGEAILQQVESRRLDPYAAADRIVALSEKSAAA from the coding sequence CCCGGCGGAGGTGGCGCAAGGACTGCTGGCGGGAGACATCGCCGCAGGCGCCCGCGCCATCCGCTGGCTCGATGATCGTGATCGACGCGGGGCGGAGGTCCTTGCCGCCATCTATCCACACACCGGCCGCGCGCAGGTGGTGGGCGTCACCGGCCCGCCCGGTGCTGGCAAATCGACCCTCACCGACGCGCTTGTCGCCGAATGGCGCAGGCGCGGCCAGCGGGTCGGCGTGATCGCCGTCGATCCGTCCAGCCCTTTCACCGGCGGGGCGATCCTGGGCGATCGGGTGCGCATGAGCCGCCATGCGCTCGACCCCGGCGTCTTCATCCGCTCGCTCGGCACGCGCGGACAGGCGGGCGGCCTGTCGCGTTCGACGCAGGACGCTTGCCTCATCTTCGACGCCATGGGCTATGACATCGTTCTCGTTGAGACCGTGGGTGTAGGACAGGACGAGATCGACGTCGTCAACCTCGCCCACACAACCGTCATCGTCGCCGTGCCGGGCTTGGGGGACGAAATTCAGGCGGTGAAGGCGGGGCTGATGGAGGCGGGCGATATCTTCGTCGTCAACAAGGCCGACCGGGACGGCTATGATGCCACGCAGCGGCAAATGGAATTGATGCTTCACCTGCGCGCTCAGGCAGTTGGGGATCTGCGCTGGGACGTTCCCCTGCTCCGCGCCGTCGCATCAAGGGGAGAGGGGGCCGCGGCGATCGTCGATGCCATCGCGGCACATCGCAGCTTTCTGGATCAGGAAGGTGACTTCGCCAGCCGCAGCCACCTGCGGGCGCGGGAACAGGTGCTGTCGCTCGTCCGCGATGCGCTAGCTTCGCGGGCGCTTGATCTGTCTGGCGAAGCCATTCTTCAACAGGTCGAAAGCCGCCGTCTTGATCCTTATGCCGCCGCCGATCGTATCGTCGCCCTTTCAGAAAAGAGTGCCGCAGCATGA
- a CDS encoding EthD domain-containing protein: protein MTKSICALAHKPGSTREAFQAYYEEHHVPLAIGHFPFSGYARNHLTGAADFRWDTISEFWADDIDAAAALMDGPIGKIMAEDEERFMNRPLIASAGVEEVILSRGNRAGSDGSRTAILVQGPAGGDDLRSRLMGWASGFARDLPGVSVDFTSSWTELAFPAKAVVWLPGWHEQCSVPSGLSAEILLVRHVETPRSRLLG, encoded by the coding sequence ATGACCAAATCGATCTGCGCCCTGGCGCACAAGCCCGGCAGTACGCGCGAGGCGTTCCAGGCCTATTATGAGGAACATCATGTTCCGCTTGCGATCGGCCATTTCCCCTTTTCCGGCTATGCGCGCAATCATCTGACGGGTGCAGCCGATTTCCGCTGGGATACGATCAGCGAATTTTGGGCTGACGATATCGACGCGGCGGCGGCGCTCATGGATGGCCCGATCGGCAAGATCATGGCGGAAGACGAGGAGCGGTTCATGAACCGGCCGCTGATCGCGTCAGCCGGTGTCGAAGAGGTCATTCTGTCACGAGGGAATCGTGCAGGCAGCGACGGCAGCCGTACCGCCATCCTGGTCCAGGGTCCGGCCGGGGGCGATGACTTGCGGTCCAGGCTCATGGGATGGGCGTCCGGCTTCGCGCGGGATCTGCCGGGCGTTTCAGTTGATTTCACCAGTTCCTGGACCGAATTGGCCTTTCCCGCAAAGGCCGTCGTGTGGCTGCCGGGTTGGCATGAGCAATGTTCGGTGCCTTCTGGCCTCTCCGCGGAAATCCTGCTTGTCCGCCACGTGGAAACGCCCCGCTCCCGGCTCTTGGGGTAG
- a CDS encoding TonB-dependent receptor, with protein MKSMLLAGVAAILVPFSVSAQAQDQSSATAAQEQGANLGDIVVTARRSAETLQDVPVAVTALSGDFIERQNISDPTDVPNFAPNITIEQQPSSLSAATIYIRGIGNNEPSAVSEQGVGVYLDGVYLARAAGAVFDLIDLERIEVLRGPQGTLFGRNTIGGALQLITKKPSNDMHVTAKAGYGRFNEWYARARLDTGYIVGDVIKASLAYQHRQGDGYVNNTLTPSSQDPGALNAESIAVGLQADLGDVTVNYNFDYDDRRGTPAFFQIVATTPLAQNYYSQSPNFGGAPFLVSTERQGTVQQAGFTDRNGNFRYGSKTRVQGHGLTISYDAIPELTLKSITGYRKFFQDTILNLSGNGVLRGPVVDFTSPTLVSIQDVVPYTGNNAPQKQWQFSQEFQALGKVGDFNYLLGMYYFYEKSSESNQQALTIVTPVAGLPFLGFPQSVADGIAALNPGLATVGVNANPVQAFGGTSQSMAVFGQVSWRPSSLDEKLEVTLGGRHTADDKTIYLAGDVSPVQRGRRSFDNFSWLASVSYEVIDDVMVYGRVSTGYRSGGINPRAGVINGFNPEKATAYEAGIKSQWFDNRLRLNVAGYVTDYNDLQVQQFAAGSGGATSLIVNAGKVRLSGFEAELTALPFTGFQIDGSVGYVKTDYKTFLFRDPGTNTLLDVADQAKPLYTPKWNVHLGAEYSHPIGGGDTLVRLRGDYSYRTKIYFNALNNTAPFNENIVSPSQTNVKARLSVEGLDMGGGKLDVGIWGDNLLNQKRLVYGIDFGALGFAGATFNKPISYGVDAKISF; from the coding sequence ATGAAGTCTATGTTGCTGGCCGGCGTTGCGGCTATCTTGGTCCCCTTCTCGGTTTCGGCCCAGGCTCAGGATCAGTCCTCGGCCACCGCGGCGCAGGAACAGGGCGCCAATCTCGGCGACATCGTCGTGACTGCGCGCCGTTCTGCGGAAACGCTGCAGGACGTGCCGGTCGCCGTTACCGCGCTTAGCGGTGATTTCATCGAGCGGCAGAATATTTCCGATCCGACCGATGTGCCGAACTTTGCGCCGAACATCACGATCGAACAGCAGCCGTCCAGCCTTTCGGCCGCGACCATCTATATCCGCGGCATCGGCAATAACGAACCTTCCGCTGTGTCTGAACAGGGCGTGGGCGTCTATTTGGACGGCGTCTATCTCGCCCGCGCGGCCGGCGCCGTGTTCGACCTTATCGACCTGGAGCGTATCGAAGTGCTACGCGGTCCGCAGGGTACGCTGTTCGGCCGCAACACCATCGGTGGCGCGCTGCAGTTGATCACCAAAAAGCCTTCCAATGACATGCACGTCACGGCCAAGGCGGGCTATGGCCGCTTCAACGAATGGTACGCACGTGCGCGGCTCGACACCGGCTACATTGTCGGTGACGTCATCAAGGCGTCGCTCGCTTACCAGCATCGGCAGGGCGATGGTTATGTGAACAACACGCTCACCCCCTCGTCGCAGGATCCGGGCGCGCTCAACGCGGAATCGATTGCGGTAGGGCTGCAAGCCGACCTGGGCGACGTCACCGTCAATTATAATTTCGACTATGACGACCGCCGTGGCACCCCGGCCTTCTTCCAGATCGTTGCCACGACGCCGTTGGCTCAAAACTATTATTCGCAGTCGCCCAATTTCGGCGGCGCGCCTTTCCTGGTCAGCACGGAACGACAGGGCACCGTCCAGCAGGCAGGCTTCACCGACCGCAACGGCAATTTCCGCTATGGCAGCAAGACCCGGGTACAGGGCCATGGCCTGACCATCAGCTATGACGCCATTCCGGAACTGACGCTCAAGTCGATCACCGGCTATCGCAAGTTCTTCCAGGACACGATCCTGAACCTGTCGGGTAATGGCGTGCTGCGCGGGCCAGTGGTCGATTTCACCTCGCCCACGCTCGTCTCGATCCAGGATGTCGTCCCCTATACCGGCAACAACGCGCCGCAAAAGCAGTGGCAGTTCAGCCAGGAATTCCAGGCGCTCGGCAAGGTGGGTGACTTCAACTACCTGCTCGGCATGTATTATTTCTACGAAAAATCGTCGGAATCTAATCAGCAAGCGCTGACGATCGTGACGCCGGTGGCCGGTCTGCCCTTCCTGGGCTTCCCGCAGTCGGTTGCGGACGGCATCGCCGCGCTCAACCCGGGCCTCGCCACTGTCGGTGTCAATGCTAACCCGGTCCAGGCCTTTGGCGGCACCTCGCAGTCGATGGCGGTGTTCGGACAGGTCAGCTGGCGGCCTTCGTCGCTTGATGAAAAGCTCGAAGTCACGCTGGGCGGCCGCCATACGGCCGACGACAAGACCATCTACCTGGCGGGCGACGTCAGTCCGGTGCAGCGCGGGCGCAGGAGCTTCGATAATTTCTCCTGGCTTGCCTCGGTCTCTTATGAGGTGATCGACGATGTGATGGTCTATGGCCGCGTATCGACCGGCTACCGCTCGGGCGGCATCAATCCGCGTGCTGGGGTCATCAACGGCTTCAATCCGGAAAAGGCCACTGCCTATGAAGCAGGCATCAAGTCGCAATGGTTCGACAACCGCCTCCGTCTGAACGTCGCTGGCTATGTCACCGATTATAACGATCTGCAGGTTCAGCAGTTCGCTGCTGGCAGTGGCGGCGCCACTTCGCTGATCGTCAATGCGGGCAAGGTCCGGCTGTCGGGCTTCGAAGCGGAACTGACGGCTCTGCCTTTCACCGGCTTCCAGATCGACGGTTCGGTCGGTTATGTGAAGACGGACTATAAGACCTTCCTCTTCCGCGACCCTGGCACGAACACGCTTCTGGATGTCGCTGATCAGGCGAAGCCGCTCTACACGCCGAAGTGGAACGTCCATCTGGGTGCGGAATATTCGCATCCGATCGGCGGCGGCGACACGCTGGTCCGTCTGCGTGGCGACTATTCCTACCGCACGAAGATCTACTTCAATGCGCTCAACAACACCGCGCCTTTTAACGAAAATATCGTCTCGCCCAGCCAGACCAATGTGAAGGCGCGTCTGTCGGTTGAAGGTCTCGATATGGGTGGCGGCAAGCTGGATGTGGGCATTTGGGGCGACAATTTGCTGAACCAGAAGCGCCTGGTCTATGGCATCGACTTCGGTGCGCTCGGTTTCGCCGGCGCTACCTTTAATAAGCCGATTTCCTACGGCGTGGACGCCAAGATCAGCTTCTAA
- a CDS encoding SDR family NAD(P)-dependent oxidoreductase — translation MSEVLAMGCRRLVDKVIVVAGASTGIGRATALRLAAEGAIVVAASPAREKDRIDSLVQEIESQGGRALGAEFDATEDASVAALIETAVRTFGGIDAVHANFADLRVLMTDSDVLTVSDEVLERTLDVNLKGMLRITRHALPKLLERGGGAMIYTSSAAAVVGEPVRPCYAMAKAGINALVRHVASGWGQQGIRANAIMPGLVITPELRATMPTDFQQEVLARGRSPRLGQVEDIAAMVAHLASRDGEWISGQSIAVDGGSTVS, via the coding sequence ATGAGCGAAGTTTTGGCCATGGGATGCCGCCGTCTGGTGGACAAGGTGATCGTCGTGGCGGGCGCATCTACCGGTATCGGACGGGCGACCGCGTTGCGGCTTGCGGCGGAAGGCGCAATTGTCGTCGCTGCGTCGCCCGCTCGAGAAAAGGACAGGATCGACAGCCTGGTGCAGGAAATCGAAAGCCAGGGCGGCCGCGCGCTGGGAGCCGAGTTCGATGCCACCGAGGATGCGTCGGTCGCGGCGCTGATCGAGACGGCTGTCAGGACATTCGGCGGTATCGACGCGGTGCACGCTAATTTCGCCGACCTGCGCGTGTTGATGACCGACAGCGACGTTCTTACCGTATCGGACGAGGTGCTGGAGCGCACGCTGGACGTGAACCTCAAAGGCATGTTGCGCATCACCCGCCATGCCCTGCCCAAGCTGTTGGAACGAGGTGGCGGCGCGATGATCTACACCTCTTCGGCGGCCGCGGTCGTCGGCGAACCAGTGCGTCCCTGCTATGCCATGGCGAAGGCCGGGATCAATGCGCTGGTCCGCCATGTCGCCAGCGGCTGGGGACAACAAGGTATCCGCGCCAACGCGATCATGCCGGGCCTCGTCATCACCCCCGAACTCCGGGCGACGATGCCGACCGACTTTCAGCAGGAAGTGCTAGCGCGCGGCCGCTCTCCGCGCCTTGGCCAGGTCGAAGATATTGCGGCGATGGTCGCGCATCTGGCGAGCCGGGACGGTGAGTGGATCAGCGGCCAGAGCATCGCCGTCGATGGCGGATCGACGGTGAGCTGA
- a CDS encoding efflux transporter outer membrane subunit, which produces MRYKSALLFAPLLTAACTAGPDYHGPVAATPATPPSFVRGDASTGLLEAAQPWWTALHDPILDQLMNQALSANPRLDAAAARIRQARSSLRQRKAGGLPTINGSALYAKARLPGQAEDGDATTLDLYNLGFDASWELDLFGGHHRAVEAARADVEGSEASLDVARVSLSAEVAQSYVDLRDRQQRLALGTQALALQDEEVALTRQRFERGTIAHGDLLQQEFDRDGARARLSPIRAEVDALKDKLAILTGAAPGTLDALLDPPALPPLPPAQVAVGDPAALLQRRPDIRAAERKLAAQTARIGVADAARFPHISFLGLIGLGGSSPEDLVDLDKFTVAAVPRISWSFLDFGKARARINAAEAQRDEAAANYRAAVLTALQDAEGALSRFQRQRESLADLVRAEQQAKAAAELARQRSEAGTISIINYRITQRQALGATQAKVEAMAALTGSFISLQKALGLGWQGVGSAAPAVR; this is translated from the coding sequence ATGCGCTACAAATCCGCTCTTCTTTTCGCCCCTCTGCTGACCGCCGCCTGTACGGCCGGACCCGATTATCATGGGCCAGTGGCTGCCACTCCCGCCACCCCGCCCAGCTTTGTCAGGGGCGATGCCAGCACTGGCTTGCTTGAGGCGGCGCAGCCATGGTGGACGGCTCTTCACGATCCGATCCTGGACCAGTTGATGAACCAGGCGCTTTCGGCCAATCCGCGCCTCGATGCCGCCGCGGCCCGTATCCGCCAAGCGCGCTCGTCGCTTCGCCAGCGCAAGGCCGGCGGCCTGCCGACGATCAACGGATCGGCGCTTTACGCCAAGGCGCGGCTACCCGGCCAGGCGGAGGATGGCGACGCCACCACGCTCGACCTCTATAATCTTGGTTTCGATGCAAGTTGGGAGCTGGACCTGTTCGGCGGCCATCACCGCGCGGTGGAGGCGGCGCGCGCCGACGTCGAGGGAAGCGAAGCAAGCCTGGACGTCGCGCGCGTCAGCCTGTCGGCGGAGGTAGCGCAAAGCTATGTCGATCTGCGCGACCGGCAGCAACGGCTCGCCCTCGGCACCCAGGCGCTGGCCCTGCAGGATGAAGAGGTCGCGCTGACCCGCCAACGCTTTGAACGCGGGACGATCGCGCACGGCGATCTGTTGCAGCAGGAATTCGATCGCGACGGTGCACGCGCCAGGCTGTCGCCGATCCGAGCAGAGGTTGATGCGTTGAAGGACAAGCTGGCCATATTGACAGGCGCGGCGCCTGGCACGCTCGACGCGCTGCTCGATCCGCCCGCACTCCCGCCCCTTCCCCCGGCGCAAGTCGCGGTCGGTGATCCGGCGGCACTGCTGCAACGCCGCCCGGACATTCGCGCGGCAGAGCGCAAGCTAGCGGCGCAGACGGCGCGGATTGGCGTGGCGGATGCTGCGCGCTTTCCGCACATCAGCTTCCTCGGCCTGATCGGTCTTGGCGGTTCGTCACCAGAGGATCTGGTCGATCTCGACAAGTTTACGGTTGCCGCGGTGCCACGTATTAGCTGGTCATTCCTCGATTTCGGCAAGGCACGCGCGCGCATCAATGCGGCGGAAGCGCAGCGGGACGAGGCGGCGGCCAACTATCGGGCGGCGGTACTGACGGCGCTGCAGGATGCAGAAGGCGCGCTGTCGCGGTTCCAGCGTCAGCGGGAAAGCCTCGCCGATCTGGTGCGAGCTGAGCAGCAGGCAAAAGCGGCGGCTGAATTGGCGCGGCAGCGGAGTGAAGCCGGGACGATTTCAATAATAAACTATAGAATTACGCAACGTCAGGCATTGGGTGCGACCCAAGCGAAGGTAGAGGCGATGGCGGCGCTGACCGGCAGTTTCATCAGTCTTCAGAAGGCGTTGGGCCTCGGGTGGCAGGGTGTGGGGAGCGCAGCCCCGGCGGTCCGCTGA
- a CDS encoding MDR family MFS transporter, producing the protein MSAALPAAEQRASAADWLAVAAGTLGAMMAMLDISIVNSALPIIQGEIGASGTEGTWIATSFIVAEIIIIPLAGWLQRLFGLRNFLIIATVGFVAFSMICGMAQTLTIMIAGRIGQGVTGGALIPTAMTIIATRLPRNQQPVGNSLFGATAILGPIMGPVLGGWLTENVSWHYAFFLNLPVGIALLILLFAALPHERARFDLIGEADWLGVFGLILGLGGLTVVLEEGEREQWFESSTIIWLTIMAVAGFAMLLAGQMRAQRPVIRLRLLLDRQFGAVFIMAMMIGMVIYGTSYVIPQFLTLIAHYNALQSGQIVLLSGVPMVLMMPFMPWAIRNMPIHLSVLIGLVLLIVSAYMETALTSSSKGTDFIESQLMRGVGTICVMMFLNQAAIRSVPVSLASDAAGLYNAARNLGGSFALAGIAVVQDQRLWLHSRRMEESLRANGLDVQSYVDMQAQALGSRAAAYRMIEQTIQTQALTMTFIDLFWMLIIGILCTAPLVFFLRPLPQHAAPVAAH; encoded by the coding sequence GTGAGCGCAGCGCTACCTGCCGCCGAACAGCGCGCAAGCGCAGCCGATTGGCTGGCCGTTGCGGCAGGTACCTTGGGCGCTATGATGGCGATGCTGGACATTTCTATCGTCAACTCGGCGCTGCCCATCATCCAGGGCGAAATTGGCGCGAGCGGCACCGAAGGCACCTGGATCGCGACATCGTTCATCGTCGCGGAGATCATCATCATCCCCTTGGCAGGCTGGTTGCAGCGGCTCTTCGGGTTACGCAACTTCCTCATCATCGCCACCGTCGGTTTTGTGGCCTTTTCCATGATCTGCGGCATGGCGCAGACGCTAACGATCATGATCGCCGGCCGTATTGGGCAGGGTGTGACCGGCGGCGCTTTGATCCCCACTGCAATGACGATCATCGCCACGCGATTGCCGCGTAACCAGCAACCGGTGGGCAATTCCCTGTTCGGCGCGACCGCGATCCTGGGGCCGATCATGGGGCCGGTGCTCGGTGGCTGGCTCACCGAAAATGTCAGCTGGCATTATGCCTTCTTTCTCAACCTCCCCGTCGGCATAGCTCTGCTGATCCTTCTGTTCGCAGCACTTCCCCATGAGCGCGCCCGCTTTGACCTGATCGGCGAAGCGGACTGGCTGGGCGTGTTCGGCCTGATCCTGGGCCTTGGCGGCCTTACCGTCGTTCTGGAGGAAGGCGAGCGGGAACAATGGTTCGAATCCTCCACGATCATTTGGCTCACCATCATGGCCGTTGCCGGCTTTGCGATGCTGCTCGCAGGGCAGATGCGCGCGCAGCGGCCTGTGATACGCCTGCGTCTGCTGTTGGACAGGCAATTTGGCGCGGTGTTCATCATGGCGATGATGATCGGCATGGTGATCTACGGCACCTCCTACGTCATTCCTCAGTTCCTGACGCTGATCGCTCATTATAATGCACTACAATCAGGGCAGATCGTACTGCTGTCGGGCGTACCTATGGTGCTGATGATGCCCTTCATGCCTTGGGCCATCCGCAACATGCCGATCCATCTGTCGGTCCTGATCGGCCTCGTGCTGTTGATCGTCAGTGCCTATATGGAGACCGCGTTGACCTCCTCCTCCAAGGGAACCGACTTTATCGAGTCCCAATTGATGCGCGGCGTGGGCACTATCTGCGTCATGATGTTCCTCAACCAGGCGGCGATCCGGTCGGTGCCGGTGTCGCTGGCAAGCGATGCCGCTGGCCTCTACAATGCTGCGCGAAACCTCGGCGGCTCCTTCGCACTGGCGGGCATCGCCGTGGTGCAGGACCAGAGGCTCTGGCTGCACAGCCGCAGGATGGAGGAAAGCCTGCGGGCCAACGGCCTAGACGTCCAAAGCTATGTGGATATGCAGGCGCAGGCACTGGGCAGCCGTGCGGCCGCCTATCGGATGATTGAGCAGACCATCCAGACGCAGGCGCTGACCATGACCTTCATCGACCTGTTCTGGATGCTGATCATCGGCATCCTGTGCACCGCTCCGCTTGTTTTCTTCCTTCGCCCGCTGCCCCAGCATGCCGCGCCCGTGGCGGCACATTGA
- a CDS encoding HlyD family secretion protein — protein MLGTAAMAVLVVGAIWFIRHQVYGKYQQRTEDAYLQADSVTVSARVSGYISQVLVRENQDVKAGQPLLRIEAPDYPSLAAQGQAQINLAAASAANAEAMIGEQEAAIAQARAALATVQTKARFAASEVARYAPLAATGAEPAEKLATLRTQAAQAAQDVSAQQAALAGATRRIASLRAQVEQAKAQGQSARAQLEAAQRNVQDMVVVASVAGRVGDLTARAGQFVQPGLRLMSVVPLEQLYLEANFKETQLGLMRQGQPAEIQVDALPGISFHGHVASVAPGTGAQFSLLPPQNATGNFTKIVQRVPVRIAIDADPALKRLLLPGMSVDVSVDTRSARDEIERLKNRQQVRQDAAK, from the coding sequence GTGCTTGGCACGGCTGCTATGGCAGTGCTGGTCGTTGGGGCCATCTGGTTCATACGCCATCAGGTCTATGGCAAATACCAGCAAAGGACCGAAGATGCCTATCTTCAGGCCGACAGCGTTACCGTGTCAGCGCGCGTATCGGGCTATATCAGCCAAGTGCTGGTCCGGGAAAATCAAGATGTAAAGGCCGGTCAGCCGCTCCTGCGGATCGAGGCGCCGGACTATCCCTCGCTGGCTGCGCAAGGTCAGGCCCAGATCAATCTGGCGGCCGCAAGCGCCGCCAATGCCGAAGCGATGATCGGCGAACAGGAAGCGGCGATCGCGCAGGCGCGCGCTGCGCTTGCCACGGTGCAGACCAAGGCCCGCTTTGCCGCATCGGAAGTCGCCAGATATGCGCCGCTCGCCGCGACTGGCGCAGAACCCGCCGAAAAGCTCGCCACCCTTCGCACCCAGGCAGCACAAGCAGCGCAGGACGTATCGGCTCAACAGGCAGCGCTCGCAGGCGCGACGCGGCGTATCGCCAGCCTTCGCGCTCAGGTGGAGCAAGCCAAAGCTCAGGGTCAGAGCGCCCGCGCGCAGTTAGAGGCAGCGCAGCGCAACGTGCAGGACATGGTCGTCGTGGCAAGTGTCGCGGGACGGGTAGGCGATCTTACGGCCCGGGCCGGACAATTCGTCCAGCCGGGTCTGAGGCTGATGTCGGTCGTGCCGCTCGAACAACTGTATCTGGAGGCGAATTTCAAGGAAACGCAGCTGGGCCTGATGCGCCAGGGCCAGCCTGCCGAGATCCAGGTCGATGCCCTGCCCGGCATCAGCTTCCACGGCCATGTCGCCAGCGTTGCGCCAGGCACCGGTGCCCAATTCTCGCTGCTGCCCCCGCAAAATGCGACCGGCAACTTCACCAAGATCGTTCAGCGGGTACCCGTACGCATTGCGATCGATGCAGACCCGGCGCTAAAAAGGCTGCTGCTGCCCGGCATGTCCGTCGATGTTTCGGTCGATACCCGTTCCGCGCGGGACGAGATCGAACGGCTTAAGAACCGCCAGCAGGTCCGGCAGGACGCCGCAAAGTGA
- a CDS encoding nuclear transport factor 2 family protein, translating into MSQPWLDRIALHDLVMRYCRGCDRRDFALVRTLYHDDAIDDHGAMFKGGPDAFVAWLPEVTAHWDLTRHSISNSLFVINGDHAEGEHYVEAWHRTRGQDAKLFIALGRYLDRYERRNGEWKFTYRSLVFDHGSIVQVDQDAVDRMSKDAPNGRADRNDPSFDYPLLASLSA; encoded by the coding sequence ATGTCGCAGCCTTGGCTTGACAGGATCGCACTGCACGATCTGGTAATGCGTTACTGCCGCGGATGCGACCGGCGGGATTTCGCGCTGGTTCGCACGCTTTATCATGATGATGCGATCGATGACCATGGGGCGATGTTCAAAGGTGGACCGGATGCGTTCGTTGCATGGCTGCCCGAAGTCACGGCGCACTGGGACCTGACCCGGCACAGCATCAGCAACAGCCTGTTTGTTATCAATGGGGATCATGCGGAAGGCGAACATTATGTCGAGGCGTGGCATCGCACGCGGGGGCAAGACGCGAAGCTGTTCATCGCGCTGGGCCGCTATCTCGACCGCTATGAGCGCCGCAATGGCGAATGGAAATTCACCTACCGCAGCCTGGTTTTCGATCATGGATCCATCGTCCAGGTCGATCAGGATGCTGTCGATCGCATGAGCAAGGACGCGCCCAACGGCCGTGCCGATCGCAACGATCCGTCCTTCGACTACCCCCTGTTGGCGAGCCTCAGCGCATGA
- a CDS encoding alcohol dehydrogenase catalytic domain-containing protein, producing MRAAVWDGQLLFVSDQVKLRPVGEGEVRVRVLRSGICHSDIAMLTPHAPKLPVILGHEAAGEIAEIGPGVAGWTTGDLVAVGTQTPCGDCRECRRGEPHNCDINWGFTPDFPFTLDGAPVASFANVSSFASEIIVKASQLFAIKDLPLEQGALIGCAVSTGVCASRVLGKVRTGDTVVVFGIGGIGVNAIQGAACNGAHVIAVDANPAKEAVARQFGAEAFVLADPAQDSAAAAEALARDHGPIDVVVECSGAVGAINTALRCTKRGGRVVLIGMSRYGSEAALPLTSFVMGGEVIATMNGGAVPERDYPELIAQAQSGQLNLADQISGVWPLDRINEAIAALKAGEVTRAVIDHEM from the coding sequence ATGAGGGCCGCAGTGTGGGACGGGCAGTTGCTGTTCGTGAGCGATCAGGTCAAGTTGCGGCCGGTAGGTGAGGGCGAAGTGCGCGTGCGGGTGCTACGCTCAGGCATTTGCCACAGCGACATCGCGATGCTGACGCCGCATGCTCCCAAGCTGCCGGTCATTCTAGGACATGAGGCCGCCGGTGAGATCGCCGAAATCGGCCCCGGGGTCGCAGGCTGGACGACTGGGGACCTTGTGGCCGTGGGTACGCAGACGCCGTGCGGCGATTGCCGTGAATGCCGCCGTGGCGAACCGCATAATTGCGACATCAACTGGGGCTTCACGCCTGATTTTCCGTTCACGCTTGATGGGGCGCCGGTCGCCTCCTTTGCCAACGTCTCCTCCTTCGCCAGTGAAATCATCGTAAAGGCGTCACAGCTGTTCGCGATCAAGGACTTGCCGCTTGAGCAAGGCGCGCTGATCGGTTGCGCTGTATCCACGGGCGTCTGCGCTTCGCGCGTTCTGGGTAAGGTCCGTACGGGCGACACCGTCGTTGTCTTTGGCATTGGCGGGATTGGGGTGAACGCAATCCAAGGCGCCGCTTGTAATGGCGCTCATGTGATCGCGGTCGATGCCAATCCCGCAAAGGAGGCGGTCGCGCGACAGTTCGGCGCCGAAGCGTTTGTGCTGGCGGACCCGGCGCAGGACAGTGCGGCGGCGGCGGAGGCACTGGCGCGCGATCATGGTCCGATCGACGTCGTGGTCGAATGCAGTGGTGCGGTCGGCGCAATCAACACCGCGCTGCGCTGCACCAAGCGCGGCGGCAGGGTAGTGCTGATCGGCATGTCGAGATATGGATCGGAGGCGGCACTGCCGCTCACCAGCTTTGTCATGGGGGGCGAAGTGATCGCAACCATGAACGGGGGCGCGGTGCCCGAACGCGATTACCCCGAACTGATCGCCCAAGCCCAGAGCGGGCAGCTGAACCTTGCCGATCAGATCAGCGGCGTGTGGCCGCTCGACCGGATCAACGAGGCGATCGCAGCGCTGAAGGCGGGAGAAGTCACTCGCGCCGTCATCGATCACGAAATGTGA